From a single Nostoc sp. MS1 genomic region:
- a CDS encoding polyphosphate kinase 2 family protein has translation MDQDAFIFTPGSKVSLRKNYDPAYQDGYHEKADAAQQLQENIQQLAKYQDTLYAQNTYAVLVIFQAMDAAGKDSTIKHVMSGVNPQGFQVFSFKAPSDEELDHDYLWRATKALPERGRIGIFNRSYYEETLVVRVHPEILQKQNLPYKYKGDQIWQQRFEEINNFEKYLVNNGVVVLKFFLNVSKDEQKKRFLERIKYPDKNWKFSVNDVRERAFWDDYMKAYEEVFQHTSTEYAPWYIIPANRKWYTRLVVSDIICSKLQQLNLQYPTVSEEHHQELLKAKNILEQEA, from the coding sequence ATGGATCAGGATGCTTTTATTTTTACACCAGGGTCAAAAGTTTCTCTGCGAAAAAATTATGACCCTGCTTATCAGGATGGCTATCACGAAAAAGCTGATGCAGCGCAACAACTACAAGAAAATATCCAACAATTAGCTAAGTATCAAGATACCCTCTACGCTCAAAATACTTACGCTGTTTTGGTTATCTTTCAAGCAATGGATGCGGCTGGCAAAGATAGTACTATTAAACACGTTATGTCTGGAGTAAATCCACAAGGATTTCAGGTGTTTAGTTTTAAAGCTCCTAGTGACGAAGAATTAGACCATGATTATCTTTGGCGTGCTACAAAAGCTCTGCCAGAACGAGGACGTATTGGCATATTTAATCGTTCGTATTATGAGGAAACACTAGTAGTTCGTGTACATCCAGAAATTTTGCAAAAGCAAAATCTTCCTTATAAATATAAGGGCGATCAGATTTGGCAGCAACGCTTTGAAGAAATTAATAATTTTGAAAAATATTTGGTGAATAATGGGGTTGTTGTTCTTAAGTTCTTTCTAAATGTTTCTAAAGATGAACAAAAGAAACGTTTTTTAGAACGGATAAAATATCCTGATAAAAACTGGAAGTTCTCTGTAAATGATGTGCGTGAGCGAGCTTTTTGGGATGATTATATGAAAGCTTATGAGGAGGTTTTTCAGCATACAAGTACTGAATATGCTCCTTGGTATATCATCCCTGCGAATCGCAAATGGTATACACGTTTGGTAGTGTCGGATATTATCTGCTCTAAATTACAACAGTTAAATCTCCAATATCCTACAGTTAGCGAAGAACATCACCAGGAACTTTTGAAGGCTAAGAATATTTTGGAGCAGGAAGCTTAA